The DNA region AGTCACAATTGGTCGATAAGATCGCTTTGCAGTGGTTCGGTGCCGTCGTTGGTTCGCGCGGTTCAGCTAATGAATGGCTCGGGCAGGGACTCGCAGCTTATGCGACAATAAGATATATGGAGGACATGTACGGAGGAGAGAGTTCTCTCATAAGGACTTCTTTAGTCCCTCCATTATCAATGAAATATTATCATCGTTTATTCTATTATTTAATGCACACAAATCAGTTAGATAGATTGGTTTCGGATCCAGCATCGGACTATTCAGATGTACCCATCGCATATAATAATAGTATCAAGTCAAAACCAGCGCTTTTCTTCCTGAATCTTGAGAGTCTGTCTGGTAGAAATCAGTTCGATGAAATACTCAGACGTTATTATCAGGATCATAAATACAAGAATGCAGGGTCAGATGATTTCGTCGAAACATGCAGGAATCTAGGCCAGCAGTATCTGGCTTCACTCGTTGATTCATTCGTCAATACTACATATTATTGCGATTGGGCAGTGAATCGGGTAACTGGGCATACCATTGAGATTGAAAACAGAGGTAACTTAATGATCCCTGTAGATATGCACGTCATGGCCGAGTTTGGAGAGCAAGTTTATCATATTGACGCTCAGAGTAAGAAAAACGTGATAGTTGTGTCTGATACGTTGGGCACGGTCACGAACGTTGCACTGGATCCAAGTGAAAGTACCATGGATCCTGAATACTGGAATAATTACTGGCCAAGAAAGATTTCGATCAAACCGATTTTCAATTTCGACTGGCCATCACTTTCGACCTATCAAATTTTATGGACACCATACCTGTGGTATGATACTTATGACGGTGTTGTTGGAGGTCTCTATCTATTCGGCGACAAATTTGCCGATTTTGATTTCGTAAAGGGTGGCTATCAAGTTACTGCGGGGTATATTTATGGATTTGGTAGTAAGCGAAACTACCCTTCCATCAGGTATCAGACACCGATACTTTTCAAGGATGGTTTACGTGCGCGTGTTTTGTTCGGCGCAGCACGTTCTCGTGGCGGGGATGACATATATGTCGGCTTCAAAACTAATCTCGGTCGTCCTTTCACGCTAAATCCTCAAGTGGATATCACGAATTTGATTACTTACGATGAATTGTCTTCTTATGACGGGCTGGACTCTATCGACTGGGAATTGGGCAGAAACATATCTGTTGATAACCGCTTCACCTTCCGACATTCGGATTTGACGGTCGATGCCGATATTTCGTTGGCGCATCATGCGATCGGGAGTGAATGGGAGTATCTAAAAACCACTTTTGAGATCCAGAAAACTTTTGAATCTTTTATACCTTTCAGTACCCGTCTTTTCGTTGGCAAGATTTTCGGCGACGCGCCGGATCAGCATAGATTATTTCTAAATGGTTTGCTGCACATCAACTGGTTTGCCGATCTACTGTTCAATCAGTCCGGAACATTTTCACCGCAGGAACGGCTTCATGTCCCGGGCGACGGCAACATGTACGGGTACCAAACACTGCATATCAAATCCGACCAGATTTATGCGCTGAATCTGGAT from candidate division WOR-3 bacterium includes:
- a CDS encoding M1 family aminopeptidase, giving the protein MIILVFFLQSAWQQHVSYEIYARLDTNQHVLIAAAEVVYYNNSPYTLDTLYFFLNANAFRTRFEYYAREASRMGDERFETMPLEAFGGIRMNEIVSDGDALTFNITETRLTVPLRLPVITGGSVRVTFNYSVDIPRELYEFGYWSEHYEMSHWYPKICLFDTKGWHLDPLHPLGSTYGEFGDFDVTIDLPESYLVAATGKQIAVAENILPDTPSITGDESNAGTRKIVRFLAEDVSDFIWVCDHDYDAETHKIGGTNVTIFYRSENEKYCNSTIRYATEAISRFKQWFGDYPYENLNIVDGFYEGNAAHPQMVILNLREDGVTRLFESQLVDKIALQWFGAVVGSRGSANEWLGQGLAAYATIRYMEDMYGGESSLIRTSLVPPLSMKYYHRLFYYLMHTNQLDRLVSDPASDYSDVPIAYNNSIKSKPALFFLNLESLSGRNQFDEILRRYYQDHKYKNAGSDDFVETCRNLGQQYLASLVDSFVNTTYYCDWAVNRVTGHTIEIENRGNLMIPVDMHVMAEFGEQVYHIDAQSKKNVIVVSDTLGTVTNVALDPSESTMDPEYWNNYWPRKISIKPIFNFDWPSLSTYQILWTPYLWYDTYDGVVGGLYLFGDKFADFDFVKGGYQVTAGYIYGFGSKRNYPSIRYQTPILFKDGLRARVLFGAARSRGGDDIYVGFKTNLGRPFTLNPQVDITNLITYDELSSYDGLDSIDWELGRNISVDNRFTFRHSDLTVDADISLAHHAIGSEWEYLKTTFEIQKTFESFIPFSTRLFVGKIFGDAPDQHRLFLNGLLHINWFADLLFNQSGTFSPQERLHVPGDGNMYGYQTLHIKSDQIYALNLDFPARSLVRIFADIGYYDNFAFDVGVSLVISAETIARLPLYGLSVSVNLPLYAYTPGEPWKLRWSIGLSS